GGTCACCGTCGTGCACCCAACGACGCCCATCAGCACCGCCGCGGTGCAGCCCAGCGCCAGGGCGCCTCGCTTGACAGGGACGGCACGCCATCCGATAAGCACGCTTGCAGACGTTACCGGGTCGGGATTGTAACCGCCCCCGACGCACCGGGTTCGCCCTGGACGGTGGCGGTTCCCGCCCGAAACGCATGTGCGGCAGGATAGGAGATAGACCACCCCATGCATCCCAGGTAGAAAGCCCCGCCAACTACAGGAGTACCGCGTTGACCACCGAGTTCGCGCGCCACGATCTGGCCAAAACCCCAAGCAGCGCAAGGGAACCCGACCGCGTTCGGGTGATCCGCGAGGGTGTGGCGTCCTACCTGCCCGATATCGATCCCGAGGAGACGTCGGAGTGGCTCGAGTCCTTCGACGAATTGCTGGAGCGGTCGGGCCCGACGCGGGCGCGCTACCTGATGCTGCGGCTTCTGGAACGCGCCGGCGAGCAGCGGATCGCCATCCCGGCGTTGACCTCGACCGATTACGTCAACACCATCCCGACCGAACTGGAGCCGTGGTTTCCCGGCGACGCAGACGTCGAACGCCGATACCGGGCCTGGATCCGATGGAACGCGGCGATCATGGTGCACCGCGCGCAAAGACCGGGCGTGGGCGTCGGTGGTCACATTTCGACCTACGCGTCGTCGGCTGCGCTCTACGAGGTCGGTTTCAACCACTTCTTCCGGGGCAAATCGCACCCCGGCGGCGGGGACCAGGTGTTCATCCAGGGCCACGCGTCCCCCGGCATTTATGCGCGCGCCTTCCTGGAAGGCCGCCTGTCCGCGGACCAGCTTGACGGCTTCCGCCAGGAGCACAGCCATCTCGGCGGCGGGTTGCCGTCCTACCCGCACCCGAGGCTGATGCCCGACTTCTGGGAATTCCCCACGGTGTCAATGGGGCTGGGCCCGATGAACGCCATCTACCAGGCCCGGTTCAACCATTATCTGCACGACCGCGGTATCAAAGACACCTCCGACCAGCACGTGTGGTGTTTCTTGGGCGACGGCGAGATGGATGAGCCGGAGAGCCGCGGCCTGGCCCATGTGGGCGCCCTGGAAGGCCTGGACAACCTGACGTTCGTGATCAACTGCAACCTGCAGCGCCTCGACGGCCCGGTCCGCGGCAACGGCAAGATCATCCAGGAGTTGGAGTCGTTCTTCCGCGGGGCCGGCTGGAACGTCATCAAGGTGGTGTGGGGCCGTGAATGGGACGCCCTGCTGCACGCCGACCGCGACGGCGCCTTGGTGAACTTGATGAACACGACGCCCGATGGTGATTACCAGACCTACAAGGCCAACGACGGCGCCTACGTGCGCGACCACTTCTTTGGGCGCGACCCACGCACCAAGGCTCTCGTGGAGCACATGAGCGACTCCGAGATCTGGAACCTCAAGCGTGGCGGGCACGACTATCGCAAGGTCTACGCCGCCTACCGGGCCGCCGTCGACCACAAGGGACAGCCGACGGTGATTCTGGCCAAGACCATCAAGGGCTACTCGCTGGGCGCGCACTTCCAGGGCCGCAACGCCACCCATCAGATGAAAAAGCTTGCGCTGGAAGACCTCAAGTACTTCCGGGACGCCATGCGCATTCCGATCAGCGACGCTCAATTGGAGGAGGATCCGTACCTGCCGCCGTACTACCACCCCGGGCCGGACGCCCCGGAGATCCGGTACCTGCTCGATCGGCGCCGCGCGCTGGGGGGCTTTCTGCCCGAGCGCCGCACTAACGCCAAGGCGCTGAAGCTTCCTGGCCGCGACATCTACGCCCCGTTGAAGAGGGGCTCGGGAAGCCAGGAGGTCGCCACCACCATGGCGGTGGTGCGCACCTTCAAGGAAGTATTGCGGGACAGGCAAATTGGCCCGCGGATCGTGCCGATCATTCCCGACGAGGCGCGCACGTTCGGGATGGACTCGTGGTTCCCGTCGTTGAAGATCTACAACCGCCTTGGTCAGCTGTACACGGCGGTCGACGCCGAGCTGATGCTGGCGTACAAGGAGAGCGAGATCGGGCAGATCCTGCACGAGGGCATCAACGAAGCCGGGTCGGTGGCCTCATTCACCGCGGCCGGCACCTCGTATGCGACGCACAACGAACCGATGATCCCGATCTACATCTTCTATTCGGCGTTCGGGTTCCAGCGCACCGGCGACGGCCTGTGGGCCGCGGCCGACCAGATGGCGCGTGGCTTCCTGCTCGGCGCCACCGCGGGACGCACCACACTGACCGGCGAGGGCCTGCAGCACGCCGACGGTCACTCGCTACTGTTGGCGGCCACCAACCCGGCGGTGGTCTCCTACGACCCCGCGTTCGCCTACGAAATCGCCTACATCGTGGAAAGCGGGCTGTCCCGGATGTTCGGGGAGAACCCGGAGAACGTGTTCTTCTACATCACCGTCTACAACGAGCCGTATGTTCAGCCGCCGGAGCCGGAGAACTTCGATCCCGAGGGCCTGCTGCGGGGCATGTACCGGTACCGGGCCGCCACGGAGCAGCACACCAGCAGGGCGCAGATCCTGGCCTCGGGGGTGTCCATGCCCGCCGCGCTGAAGGCGGCGGAGCTGCTGGCCGCCGAGTGGGATGTCGCCGCCGACGTGTGGTCGGTGACCAGTTGGGGCGAGCTCAACCGCGACGGGGTTGCCGCCGAGACCGCCAACCTGCGCCACCCCGAACGACCGGCCCGCGTCCCGTACGTGACCCAGGCCCTCGCCGGGTGCAGCGGGCCCGTGATCGCCGTATCCGATTGGATGCGCGCGGTCCCCGAGCAGATCCGGCCCTGGGTGCCCGGCTCCTACGTCACGCTGGGCACCGACGGGTTCGGCTTCTCCGACACCCGGCCCGCCGCTCGGCGCTACTTCAACACCGACGCCGAATCCCAGGCGGTCGCGGTGCTGGAGGCGCTGGCACGCGATGGTGAGATCGACCAATCGGTGCCAGTCACGGCCGCCAAGCAGTACCGGATCGACGACGTGCAGGCCGCGCCGGAGCTGGGGGTACTCCCCAGCTCCGCGGTGACCCCACCCGCTTGCGGGGGAACGTCGGATCCCGGCGTCGCGTGATCCCGTCACACGCCCGCGTCGCTCTTGGAGGAAAGTTCCAGAAACCTGGCGTAGCTTTTAGGCGTGAATGACAACCTGTTTGCCGGCCCCTTCGCGCGCCATCCGCGGTCGCCGCTCGAACTGCTGGACACCGTGCCCGAATCGGTGCTGCGGCGGTTGAAGCAATACTCGGGCCGGCTGGCCACCGAGGCAGTCTCGGCCATGCAAGAGCGGTTGCCGTTCTTCGCCGACCTGGAAGCCTCTCAGCGCGCCAGCGTGGCGCTGGTGGTCCAGACGGCCGTGGTGAACTTCGTCGAGTGGATGCAGGACCCGCACAGCAACGTCAGCTACACCGCGCAGGCATTCGAGTTGGTCCCCCAGGACCTCAGGCAACGAATCGCGTTGCGCCACACCGTGGACATGGTGCGGGTCACGATGGAGTTCTTCGAGGAAGTGGTGCCGCTGCTGGCCCGCTCCGAAGAACAGTTGACCGCGCTCACAGTCGGCATTTTGAAGTACAGCCGCGACCTGGCGTTTACCGCCGCCTCGGCGTACGCCGACGCGGCCGAGGCGCGGGGCACCTGGGACAGCCGGATGGAGGCCAGCGTTGTCGACGCGGTGGTCCGCGGCGACACCGGCCCTGAGCTGCTGTCGCGGGCGGCCGCGTTGAACTGGGACACGACCGCGCCCGCGACGGTCGTGGTGGGCACCCCGGCACCCGGCCGGGACGGCTCGAACAACGAGGTCGACAGCGAACGGGCCAGCCAGGACGTCCGCGATATCGCCGCTCGCCACGGCCGCGCGGCACTGACCGACGTGCACGGCACCTGGTTGGTGGCCATCGTGTCCGGTCAGTTGTCGCCGACGGACAAATTCCTGCAGGACATCCTTGAGGCCTTCTCCGACGGCCCGGTGGTCATCGGACCGACCTCGCCGATGCTCACCGCGGCCTGCCACAGCGCCAGCGAGGCGATTTCCGGGATGAACGCCGTCGCCGGGTGGAGCGGGGCGCCACGGCCCGTACTGGCCAGGGAGCTGCTGCCGGAACGCGCACTGATGGGTGATGCGTCGGCGATCGTGGCGCTGCACACCGACGTGATGCGGCCATTGGCCGATGCCGGACCGACGCTCACCGAGACACTCGATGCTTATCTAGACTGTGGCGGCGCGATTGAGGCCTGTGCCAGGAAGTTGTTCGTTCATCCAAACACGGTTCGATATCGGCTCAAGCGCATCACCGACTTCACCGGCCGCGATCCCACCCAGCCGCGTGACGCCTACGTCCTTCGGGTGGCGTCCACGGTGGGCCAACTGAACTACCCGACGGTTCACACCAGCGTCGGTAGCAACGCCATCGCCCCGCTGCCCGCCGCGGTAAGGGGCGGTATCCGACCGCACCTGGGCGCGCAGTGATCTAAGCAACAGATCGCGGGACGATCTCAAACGTGTAGCTTACGGGCCTGTTTTGTAGGGTGTACACAAAAACCTAAGACGAGGTTCATAATCTGTTACACCCCGCAAAACCGTCTTCACAGTGTTCTCTTAGACACGTGATTGCGTTGCTCGCACCCGGACAGGGTTCGCAGACCGAAGGAATGCTGTCGCCGTGGCTGGAACTGCCGGGCGCGGCAGACCAGATCGCGTCCTGGTCCGAGGCCAGCGGCCTGGATCTGGCGCGGTTGGGCACCACCGCGTCGACCGAGGAGATCACCGACACCGCGATCGCCCAGCCGTTGATCGTCGCGGCCACCCTGCTCGCTCACCGGGAGCTGACCAAGCGTGGGCTGCTGACGGCGGGGCCATTCGTCGTGGCCGGTCACTCCGTCGGCGAGATCGCGGCATACGCGATCGCCGGCGTCATGGCCGAAGACGACGCCGTTGCGCTGGCTGCCACCCGCGGCGCGGAGATGGCCAAAGCGTGCGCCATCGAGCCCACCGGCATGTCCGCGGTGCTCGGCGGTGACGAGGCCGAGGTGCTGGGCCGCCTGGAGCAACTCGACTTGGTCCCTGCCAACCGCAACGCCGCTGGCCAGATCGTCGCCGCCGGCCTGCTGACCGCGCTGGAGAAGCTCGCCGAGGACCCGCCCGCCAGGGCTCGGGTGCGCCCGCTGGGTGTGGCCGGAGCGTTCCACACCAGTTTCATGGCTTCGGCTCTCGACGGCTACGCCGCAGCGGCGGCACGCATCGCCATCAACGAGCCGACGGCCACGCTATTGTCCAACCGCGACGGGAAGCCGGTTGCCTCCGCGACCGCGGCGATGGACGCCTTGGTCTCTCAGCTCACGCAGCCGGTGCGCTGGGACCTGTGCACCGCGTACATCCGTGAGCACAGCGAGCACAATGTCACGGCGATCGTGGAGTTCCCCCCGGCGGGCGCCCTCACCGGTATCGCCAAACGTGAACTTCGGGGGGTTCCGACGCATGCCGTCAAGTCGCCCGCAGACCTGGACGAGTTGGCAAACCTGTAACACCAGCTTTGGCCAGTACAACCACACACCGCTCCAAGAGCACGTCAATTCGATTTACCCACAACACATTACGAAGGGAAGCAAGGCTGTGGCCGTAACTCAGGAAGAAATCATCGCCGGTATTGCCGAGATCATCGAAGAGGTCACCGGTATCGAGCCGTCCGAGGTCACCCCGGAGAAGTCGTTCGTCGACGACCTGGACATCGACTCGCTGTCGATGGTCGAGATCGCGGTGCAGACCGAGGACAAGTACGGCGTCAAGATCCCCGACGAGGACCTGGCCGGTCTGCGCACCGTCGGTGACGTTGTCGCTTACATCCAGAAGCTTGAGGAAGAGAACCCCGAGGCCGCTCAGGCGCTGCGCGCCAAGATCGAGTCGGAGAACCCCGAGGCCGTCGAAAAAGTTCAGGCAAGGCTGGAAGCGGACAGCAAGTGACTAAGCCTTCCACTGCTAATGGCGGTTACCCCAGCGTTGTGGTGACCGCCGTCACAGCGACGACGTCGATCTCGCCGGACATCGAGAGCACGTGGAAGGGTCTGTTGGCCGGCGAGAGCGGCATCCACGTCCTTGAAGACGAGTTCGTCACCAAATGGGACCTACCGGTCAAGATCGGCGGCCACCTCAAGGAACCGATCGATAGCCACATGGGCCGGCTGGACATGCGGCGGATGTCGTATGTCCAGCGCATGGGCAAATTGTTGAGCGGTCAGCTGTGGGAAACCGCAGGCACCCCGGAGGTCGATCCGGACCGATTCGCCGTCGTCGTCGGCACCGGTCTGGGCGGCGCCGAGCGGATCGTGGAGAGCTACGACCTGATGAACCAGGGCGGGCCCCGCAAGGTGTCCCCGCTTGCCGTTCAAATGATCATGCCCAACGGCGCCGCGGCGACCGTCGGGCTGCAACTCGGCGCCCGGGCCGGGGTGATGACCCCGGTGTCGGCCTGCTCGTCGGGCTCGGAGGCGATCGCTCACGCTTGGCGTCAGATCGTCATGGGTGATGCGGACGTCGCCGTCTGCGGCGGTGTCGAAGGACCCATCGAGGCGCTACCCATTGCGGCGTTCTCCATGATGCGGGCCATGTCGACCCGCAATGACGAGCCCGAGCGTGCGTCGCGGCCGTTCGACAAAGACCGCGACGGCTTCGTGTTCGGCGAGGCCGGGGCGCTCATGCTCATCGAGACCGAGGAGCACGCGAAGGCCCGCGGCGCCCAGCCGCTGGCCAGATTGCTGGGTGCCGGGATCACCTCGGACGCCTTCCACATGGTGGCGCCTGCGGCGGACGGCGTGCGTGCCGGCAGGGCGATGACACGGGCGCTGGAGCTGGCGGGCCTGTCGCCGGCGGACATCGACCACGTCAACGCGCACGGGACGGCGACACCGATCGGCGACACCGCGGAGGCCAATGCCATCCGGGTCGCCGGTTGTGAGCGGGCGGCGGTGTATGCCCCGAAGTCGGCGCTGGGCCACTCCATCGGCGCGGTCGGTGCCCTCGAAT
This is a stretch of genomic DNA from Mycobacterium lacus. It encodes these proteins:
- a CDS encoding ACP S-malonyltransferase, encoding MIALLAPGQGSQTEGMLSPWLELPGAADQIASWSEASGLDLARLGTTASTEEITDTAIAQPLIVAATLLAHRELTKRGLLTAGPFVVAGHSVGEIAAYAIAGVMAEDDAVALAATRGAEMAKACAIEPTGMSAVLGGDEAEVLGRLEQLDLVPANRNAAGQIVAAGLLTALEKLAEDPPARARVRPLGVAGAFHTSFMASALDGYAAAAARIAINEPTATLLSNRDGKPVASATAAMDALVSQLTQPVRWDLCTAYIREHSEHNVTAIVEFPPAGALTGIAKRELRGVPTHAVKSPADLDELANL
- the acpM gene encoding meromycolate extension acyl carrier protein AcpM — protein: MAVTQEEIIAGIAEIIEEVTGIEPSEVTPEKSFVDDLDIDSLSMVEIAVQTEDKYGVKIPDEDLAGLRTVGDVVAYIQKLEEENPEAAQALRAKIESENPEAVEKVQARLEADSK
- the kasA gene encoding 3-oxoacyl-ACP synthase KasA, whose product is MTKPSTANGGYPSVVVTAVTATTSISPDIESTWKGLLAGESGIHVLEDEFVTKWDLPVKIGGHLKEPIDSHMGRLDMRRMSYVQRMGKLLSGQLWETAGTPEVDPDRFAVVVGTGLGGAERIVESYDLMNQGGPRKVSPLAVQMIMPNGAAATVGLQLGARAGVMTPVSACSSGSEAIAHAWRQIVMGDADVAVCGGVEGPIEALPIAAFSMMRAMSTRNDEPERASRPFDKDRDGFVFGEAGALMLIETEEHAKARGAQPLARLLGAGITSDAFHMVAPAADGVRAGRAMTRALELAGLSPADIDHVNAHGTATPIGDTAEANAIRVAGCERAAVYAPKSALGHSIGAVGALESVLTVLTLRDGVIPPTLNYETPDPEIDLDVVAGEPRYGDYRYAINNSFGFGGHNVALAFGRY
- a CDS encoding PucR family transcriptional regulator produces the protein MNDNLFAGPFARHPRSPLELLDTVPESVLRRLKQYSGRLATEAVSAMQERLPFFADLEASQRASVALVVQTAVVNFVEWMQDPHSNVSYTAQAFELVPQDLRQRIALRHTVDMVRVTMEFFEEVVPLLARSEEQLTALTVGILKYSRDLAFTAASAYADAAEARGTWDSRMEASVVDAVVRGDTGPELLSRAAALNWDTTAPATVVVGTPAPGRDGSNNEVDSERASQDVRDIAARHGRAALTDVHGTWLVAIVSGQLSPTDKFLQDILEAFSDGPVVIGPTSPMLTAACHSASEAISGMNAVAGWSGAPRPVLARELLPERALMGDASAIVALHTDVMRPLADAGPTLTETLDAYLDCGGAIEACARKLFVHPNTVRYRLKRITDFTGRDPTQPRDAYVLRVASTVGQLNYPTVHTSVGSNAIAPLPAAVRGGIRPHLGAQ
- the aceE gene encoding pyruvate dehydrogenase (acetyl-transferring), homodimeric type, whose amino-acid sequence is MTTEFARHDLAKTPSSAREPDRVRVIREGVASYLPDIDPEETSEWLESFDELLERSGPTRARYLMLRLLERAGEQRIAIPALTSTDYVNTIPTELEPWFPGDADVERRYRAWIRWNAAIMVHRAQRPGVGVGGHISTYASSAALYEVGFNHFFRGKSHPGGGDQVFIQGHASPGIYARAFLEGRLSADQLDGFRQEHSHLGGGLPSYPHPRLMPDFWEFPTVSMGLGPMNAIYQARFNHYLHDRGIKDTSDQHVWCFLGDGEMDEPESRGLAHVGALEGLDNLTFVINCNLQRLDGPVRGNGKIIQELESFFRGAGWNVIKVVWGREWDALLHADRDGALVNLMNTTPDGDYQTYKANDGAYVRDHFFGRDPRTKALVEHMSDSEIWNLKRGGHDYRKVYAAYRAAVDHKGQPTVILAKTIKGYSLGAHFQGRNATHQMKKLALEDLKYFRDAMRIPISDAQLEEDPYLPPYYHPGPDAPEIRYLLDRRRALGGFLPERRTNAKALKLPGRDIYAPLKRGSGSQEVATTMAVVRTFKEVLRDRQIGPRIVPIIPDEARTFGMDSWFPSLKIYNRLGQLYTAVDAELMLAYKESEIGQILHEGINEAGSVASFTAAGTSYATHNEPMIPIYIFYSAFGFQRTGDGLWAAADQMARGFLLGATAGRTTLTGEGLQHADGHSLLLAATNPAVVSYDPAFAYEIAYIVESGLSRMFGENPENVFFYITVYNEPYVQPPEPENFDPEGLLRGMYRYRAATEQHTSRAQILASGVSMPAALKAAELLAAEWDVAADVWSVTSWGELNRDGVAAETANLRHPERPARVPYVTQALAGCSGPVIAVSDWMRAVPEQIRPWVPGSYVTLGTDGFGFSDTRPAARRYFNTDAESQAVAVLEALARDGEIDQSVPVTAAKQYRIDDVQAAPELGVLPSSAVTPPACGGTSDPGVA